Proteins encoded in a region of the Equus asinus isolate D_3611 breed Donkey chromosome X, EquAss-T2T_v2, whole genome shotgun sequence genome:
- the SLITRK4 gene encoding SLIT and NTRK-like protein 4 isoform X2 — protein sequence MFLWLFLILSALISSTNADSDITVEICNVCSCVSVENVLYVNCEKVSVYRPNQLKPPWSNFYHLNFQNNFLNILYPNTFLNFSHAVSLQLGNNKLQNIEGGAFLGLSALKQLHLNNNELKILRADTFLGIENLEYLQADYNLIKYIERGAFNKLHKLKVLILNDNLISFLPDNIFRFASLTHLDIRGNRIQKLPYIGVLEHIGRVVELQLEDNPWNCSCDLLPLKAWLENMPYNIYIGEAICETPSDLYGRLLKETNKQELCPMGTGSDFDVRILPPSQLENGYTTPNGHTTQTSLHRLVTKPPKTTNPSKISGIVAGKALSNRNLSQIVSYQTRVPPLTPCPAPCFCKTHPSDLGLSVNCQEKNIQSMSELMPKPLNAKKLHVNGNSIKDVDIADFTEFEGLDLLHLGSNQITAIKGDVFHNLTNLRRLYLNGNQIERLYPEIFSGLHNLQYLYLEYNLIKEILAGTFDSMPNLQLLYLNNNLLKSLPVYIFSGAPLARLNLRNNKFMYLPVSGVLDQLQSLTQIDLEGNPWDCTCDLVALKLWLEKLNDGIVVKELKCETPVQFANIELKSLKNEILCPKLLNKPSAPFTSPAPAITFTTPLGPIRSPPGGPVPLSILILSILVVLILTVFVAFCLLVFVLRRNKKPTVKHEGLGNPECGSMQLQLRKHDHKTNKKDGLSTEAFIPQTIEQMSKSHTCGLKESETGFMFSDPPGQKVIMRNVTDKEKDLLHVDTRKRLSTIDELDELFPSRDSNVFIQNFLESKKEYNSIGVSGFEIRYPEKQQDKKNKKSLIGGNHSKIVVEQRKSSEYFELKAKLQSSPDYLQVLEEQTALNKI from the coding sequence ATGTTTCTTTGGCTCTTTCTGATTTTGTCAGCCCTGATTTCTTCgacaaatgcagattctgacaTAACGGTGGAAATTTGCAATGTGTGCTCCTGCGTGTCGGTTGAGAATGTGCTCTATGTCAACTGTGAGAAGGTTTCAGTCTACAGACCAAATCAGCTTAAACCACCTTGGTCTAATTTTTATCACCTCAATttccaaaacaattttttaaatatcctctATCCAAATACATTCTTGAATTTTTCACACGCAGTATCCCTGCAGCTGGGAAATAATAAACTGCAGAACATTGAGGGAGGAGCCTTTCTTGGGCTCAGTGCGTTAAAGCAGTTGCACTTGAACAACAATGAATTAAAGATTCTCCGAGCTGACACTTTCCTTGGCATAGAGAACTTGGAGTATCTCCAGGCTGACTACAATTTAATCAAGTATATTGAACGAGGAGCCTTCAATAAGCTCCACAAACTGAAAGTTCTCATTCTTAATGACAATCTGATTTCATTCCTTCCTGATAATATTTTCCGATTCGCATCTTTGACCCATCTGGATATACGAGGGAACAGAATCCAGAAGCTCCCCTATATCGGAGTTCTGGAACACATAGGACGTGTTGTCGAGTTGCAGCTGGAAGATAACCCATGGAACTGTAGCTGTGATTTGTTGCCTTTAAAAGCTTGGCTGGAGAATATGCCATATAACATTTACATAGGAGAAGCTATCTGTGAAACTCCCAGTGACTTATATGGAAGGCTTTTAAAAGAAACCAACAAACAAGAATTATGCCCCATGGGCACGGGCAGTGATTTTGATGTCCGAATCCTGCCTCCATCTCAGCTGGAAAATGGCTATACCACTCCCAATGGTCACACTACCCAAACATCCTTACACAGATTAGTGACCAAACCACCGAAAACGACAAATCCTTCCAAGATCTCTGGAATTGTGGCAGGCAAAGCCCTCTCCAACCGAAATCTCAGTCAGATTGTGTCTTACCAAACGAGGGTGCCTCCTCTTACACCTTGCCCAGCACCTTGCTTTTGCAAAACACATCCTTCAGATTTGGGACTGAGTGTCAACTGCCAAGAGAAAAATATACAGTCCATGTCTGAACTGATGCCGAAACCTTTAAATGCCAAGAAGTTGCACGTCAATGGCAATAGCATCAAAGATGTGGACATCGCAGACTTCACTGAGTTTGAAGGACTCGATTTGCTCCATTTAGGCAGCAATCAGATTACAGCGATCAAGGGAGACGTGTTCCACAATCTCACGAATTTACGCAGGCTGTATCTCAATGGCAATCAGATCGAAAGACTCTATCCAGAAATATTTTCTGGCCTTCATAACCTGCAGTATCTGTATTTGGAATACAATTTGATCAAGGAAATCTTAGCAGGCACCTTTGACTCGATGCCAAATTTACAGTTACTGTACTTAAACAATAATCTCTTAAAGAGCCTGcctgtttatattttttctggaGCACCCCTTGCTAGACTGAACCTGAGGAACAACAAATTCATGTACCTACCTGTCAGCGGGGTCCTTGATCAGCTGCAGTCTCTTACACAGATTGACTTGGAGGGCAATCCGTGGGACTGCACTTGTGACTTGGTGGCATTAAAGCTGTGGCTGGAGAAGTTGAACGACGGGATTGTTGTGAAAGAGCTAAAATGTGAGACGCCTGTTCAGTTTGCCAACATTGAACTGAAGTCCCtcaaaaatgaaatcttatgtcCCAAACTCTTAAACAAGCCATCTGCACCATTCACGAGCCCTGCACCTGCCATTACGTTCACCACCCCGCTGGGTCCCATTCGAAGTCCTCCTGGTGGCCCAGTGCCTCTGTCTATTTTAATCTTAAGTATCTTAGTGGTCCTcattttaactgtgtttgttGCTTTTTGCCTTCTTGTTTTTGTGCTCCGACGGAACAAGAAACCCACGGTGAAGCATGAAGGCCTGGGGAATCCAGAGTGTGGCTCCATGCAGCTGCAGCTGAGGAAGCATGACCACAAAACCAATAAAAAAGATGGACTGAGCACAGAAGCTTTCATTCCACAAACCATTGAACAGATGAGCAAGAGCCACACCTGTGGCTTGAAAGAGTCAGAAACCGGATTCATGTTTTCAGATCCTCCGGGACAGAAAGTCATTATGAGAAATGTTACCGACAAGGAGAAAGATTTATTACATGTGGATACCAGGAAGAGACTGAGCACAATTGATGAGTTGGATGAATTATTCCCAAGCAGGGATTCCAATGTGtttattcagaattttcttgAAAGCAAAAAGGAGTACAATAGCATAGGTGTCAGTGGCTTTGAGATCCGCTATCCAGAAAaacaacaagacaaaaaaaacaagaagtcGCTGATAGGCGGCAACCACAGTAAAATTGTTGTGGAGCAAAGGAAGAGCAGtgagtattttgaactgaaggcaAAACTCCAGAGTTCCCCCGACTACCTACAGGTCCTTGAGGAGCAGACAGCTTTGAACAAGATCTAG
- the SLITRK4 gene encoding SLIT and NTRK-like protein 4 isoform X1: MPTARQVPEDGKSLVSLASLHPARPRRRGKCPALGRLGLGLLGPLRWAGLCFLRPRRRHSRRTWIWGSQQWPASWSEIAGTQQDREYKRSREADGNSSSCPLWDESARRNVCAAGLNQAPATSQAVPASAALPTRPLLGPGTEEGPACPLQALGCGKTLQYSPSPAAPPAASLPARGSAQGLAVTESLRGVPHPRPKRADGDFSCQLQGSHLGPPSPVVGLPQASSLLTGAERQARHSGGCPICDYFSLFRSIKLFAECKKMFLWLFLILSALISSTNADSDITVEICNVCSCVSVENVLYVNCEKVSVYRPNQLKPPWSNFYHLNFQNNFLNILYPNTFLNFSHAVSLQLGNNKLQNIEGGAFLGLSALKQLHLNNNELKILRADTFLGIENLEYLQADYNLIKYIERGAFNKLHKLKVLILNDNLISFLPDNIFRFASLTHLDIRGNRIQKLPYIGVLEHIGRVVELQLEDNPWNCSCDLLPLKAWLENMPYNIYIGEAICETPSDLYGRLLKETNKQELCPMGTGSDFDVRILPPSQLENGYTTPNGHTTQTSLHRLVTKPPKTTNPSKISGIVAGKALSNRNLSQIVSYQTRVPPLTPCPAPCFCKTHPSDLGLSVNCQEKNIQSMSELMPKPLNAKKLHVNGNSIKDVDIADFTEFEGLDLLHLGSNQITAIKGDVFHNLTNLRRLYLNGNQIERLYPEIFSGLHNLQYLYLEYNLIKEILAGTFDSMPNLQLLYLNNNLLKSLPVYIFSGAPLARLNLRNNKFMYLPVSGVLDQLQSLTQIDLEGNPWDCTCDLVALKLWLEKLNDGIVVKELKCETPVQFANIELKSLKNEILCPKLLNKPSAPFTSPAPAITFTTPLGPIRSPPGGPVPLSILILSILVVLILTVFVAFCLLVFVLRRNKKPTVKHEGLGNPECGSMQLQLRKHDHKTNKKDGLSTEAFIPQTIEQMSKSHTCGLKESETGFMFSDPPGQKVIMRNVTDKEKDLLHVDTRKRLSTIDELDELFPSRDSNVFIQNFLESKKEYNSIGVSGFEIRYPEKQQDKKNKKSLIGGNHSKIVVEQRKSSEYFELKAKLQSSPDYLQVLEEQTALNKI, from the exons ATGCCCACGGCGCGGCAAGTCCCTGAGGACGGAAAGAGTCTGGTATCCTTAGCATCGCTGCACCCCGCGCGGCCAAGGCGGCGGGGAAAGTGTCCTGCTCTAGGGCGGCTTGGGCTTGGGCTATTAGGGCCGCTGCGCTGGGCTGGGCTTTGTTTTCTGCGCCCCCGTCGCAGGCACTCTAGGCGGACGTGGATCTGGGGCTCCCAGCAGTGGCCCGCGAGCTGGTCGGAGATTGCTGGCACCCAGCAAGACAGGGAATACAAGAGAAGCCG AGAGGCCGATGGAAACTCCAGCAGCTGCCCCTTGTGGGACGAGAGCGCGCGGAGAAATGTGTGCGCAGCGGGGCTGAATCAGGCCCCCGCGACGTCTCAAGCGGTCCCCGCCTCCGCTGCCCTGCCCACGAGGCCGCTGCTTGGGCCCGGGACCGAGGAGGGGCCTGCGTGCCCGCTCCAGGCATTGGGATGCGGCAAAACATTGCAGTACTCGCCATCGCCAGCGGCCCCTCCAGCCGCGTCGCTGCCGGCCCGAGGTAGCGCACAGGGGTTGGCAGTGACTGAGTCTCTCCGCGGagtcccccacccccgccccaagcgggccgaCGGAGATTTCTCCTGCCAGCTCCAGGGGAGCCACCTTGGCCCACCTTCCCCAGTCGTCGGCCTCCCGCAGGCCAGTTCCCTCCTCACGGGCGCGGAGCGACAGGCGCGGCACTCTGGTGGATGCCCGATTTGTG attatttctctttattcaGAAGCATAAAGTTGTTTGCTGAGTGCAAGAAGATGTTTCTTTGGCTCTTTCTGATTTTGTCAGCCCTGATTTCTTCgacaaatgcagattctgacaTAACGGTGGAAATTTGCAATGTGTGCTCCTGCGTGTCGGTTGAGAATGTGCTCTATGTCAACTGTGAGAAGGTTTCAGTCTACAGACCAAATCAGCTTAAACCACCTTGGTCTAATTTTTATCACCTCAATttccaaaacaattttttaaatatcctctATCCAAATACATTCTTGAATTTTTCACACGCAGTATCCCTGCAGCTGGGAAATAATAAACTGCAGAACATTGAGGGAGGAGCCTTTCTTGGGCTCAGTGCGTTAAAGCAGTTGCACTTGAACAACAATGAATTAAAGATTCTCCGAGCTGACACTTTCCTTGGCATAGAGAACTTGGAGTATCTCCAGGCTGACTACAATTTAATCAAGTATATTGAACGAGGAGCCTTCAATAAGCTCCACAAACTGAAAGTTCTCATTCTTAATGACAATCTGATTTCATTCCTTCCTGATAATATTTTCCGATTCGCATCTTTGACCCATCTGGATATACGAGGGAACAGAATCCAGAAGCTCCCCTATATCGGAGTTCTGGAACACATAGGACGTGTTGTCGAGTTGCAGCTGGAAGATAACCCATGGAACTGTAGCTGTGATTTGTTGCCTTTAAAAGCTTGGCTGGAGAATATGCCATATAACATTTACATAGGAGAAGCTATCTGTGAAACTCCCAGTGACTTATATGGAAGGCTTTTAAAAGAAACCAACAAACAAGAATTATGCCCCATGGGCACGGGCAGTGATTTTGATGTCCGAATCCTGCCTCCATCTCAGCTGGAAAATGGCTATACCACTCCCAATGGTCACACTACCCAAACATCCTTACACAGATTAGTGACCAAACCACCGAAAACGACAAATCCTTCCAAGATCTCTGGAATTGTGGCAGGCAAAGCCCTCTCCAACCGAAATCTCAGTCAGATTGTGTCTTACCAAACGAGGGTGCCTCCTCTTACACCTTGCCCAGCACCTTGCTTTTGCAAAACACATCCTTCAGATTTGGGACTGAGTGTCAACTGCCAAGAGAAAAATATACAGTCCATGTCTGAACTGATGCCGAAACCTTTAAATGCCAAGAAGTTGCACGTCAATGGCAATAGCATCAAAGATGTGGACATCGCAGACTTCACTGAGTTTGAAGGACTCGATTTGCTCCATTTAGGCAGCAATCAGATTACAGCGATCAAGGGAGACGTGTTCCACAATCTCACGAATTTACGCAGGCTGTATCTCAATGGCAATCAGATCGAAAGACTCTATCCAGAAATATTTTCTGGCCTTCATAACCTGCAGTATCTGTATTTGGAATACAATTTGATCAAGGAAATCTTAGCAGGCACCTTTGACTCGATGCCAAATTTACAGTTACTGTACTTAAACAATAATCTCTTAAAGAGCCTGcctgtttatattttttctggaGCACCCCTTGCTAGACTGAACCTGAGGAACAACAAATTCATGTACCTACCTGTCAGCGGGGTCCTTGATCAGCTGCAGTCTCTTACACAGATTGACTTGGAGGGCAATCCGTGGGACTGCACTTGTGACTTGGTGGCATTAAAGCTGTGGCTGGAGAAGTTGAACGACGGGATTGTTGTGAAAGAGCTAAAATGTGAGACGCCTGTTCAGTTTGCCAACATTGAACTGAAGTCCCtcaaaaatgaaatcttatgtcCCAAACTCTTAAACAAGCCATCTGCACCATTCACGAGCCCTGCACCTGCCATTACGTTCACCACCCCGCTGGGTCCCATTCGAAGTCCTCCTGGTGGCCCAGTGCCTCTGTCTATTTTAATCTTAAGTATCTTAGTGGTCCTcattttaactgtgtttgttGCTTTTTGCCTTCTTGTTTTTGTGCTCCGACGGAACAAGAAACCCACGGTGAAGCATGAAGGCCTGGGGAATCCAGAGTGTGGCTCCATGCAGCTGCAGCTGAGGAAGCATGACCACAAAACCAATAAAAAAGATGGACTGAGCACAGAAGCTTTCATTCCACAAACCATTGAACAGATGAGCAAGAGCCACACCTGTGGCTTGAAAGAGTCAGAAACCGGATTCATGTTTTCAGATCCTCCGGGACAGAAAGTCATTATGAGAAATGTTACCGACAAGGAGAAAGATTTATTACATGTGGATACCAGGAAGAGACTGAGCACAATTGATGAGTTGGATGAATTATTCCCAAGCAGGGATTCCAATGTGtttattcagaattttcttgAAAGCAAAAAGGAGTACAATAGCATAGGTGTCAGTGGCTTTGAGATCCGCTATCCAGAAAaacaacaagacaaaaaaaacaagaagtcGCTGATAGGCGGCAACCACAGTAAAATTGTTGTGGAGCAAAGGAAGAGCAGtgagtattttgaactgaaggcaAAACTCCAGAGTTCCCCCGACTACCTACAGGTCCTTGAGGAGCAGACAGCTTTGAACAAGATCTAG